The DNA segment TTAGTAATaagtttttgtttagttttccCCTATCTAAATAGCcatctatattaaaattattgcaTGTAACAATTGTGAATCACTATATTTTGCTGAGTGAAGAAATTCACTGTCCAAAATTCACATAATGAGCTACAAAAATTAGAggtaaaatgaataaaaataagcCTGGTTAGTTAGGGTCGGATATCTCTGCTACTCTGTAATAGCTATTTTAATTTGCTGTTCAGTCTGATTCTAAAATTGAATAACAGCAAGGTTATGAagttaacatttttaccaataTTCGTTAGgtacaaaaaaattacaaatttgtaaaaaaagttCACATGGATATTCGCTTTGCTTTcgatatatacatatgtataatagtttaaaaaaatctgtGGAATATTGTTTTGATGATATTATCAAATGGCTGAAGATACGGGAATCTAAGACTTGAGTTGAAGTAGAAGTAAAGAACAAGAGGAAAATAACAGAAGATACAACTCAAGTCCAAGAGATGCGTCAACATAGAACTAAAGACATCAAATATAAAACGCGTATCAATACAAATTCAACTCCAATTATTTTGGCCATAACTTAAATGGCTAGGcataataaatagatagatattttGGAACTAATAGGACGCTACAAGTCCTCCATCACATTTTTGGATTTTCTATAACTAACTCTATTATTTGAGTTCTTATTACTATGACTAGGTCCTTGTCCGCGCTATGCGCGGATagtattttgatttgtttttttatatttttgtactattatgtcaattatttagttttataaaatgttatgttttaactgtaaatttggaattaaaaatttaattttctcttactataaaataagttaatttttttgaattttaccacaacatattataaatgaagagaatatagttggtctttatattcttatttggtgtaatattgaaaattttgatggtttgtttaaatagtttttttaaattatactccctccgttttttaatataagtagttttaaagctatgcacatagattaagaaaatcattaatttcttatattttcgaaacaaaaacatcattaattatttacctaaccacaattcaaccaatagaaaaatagaagatatattatcattggttagacaacattaattattaataaatgtaacatagaaaaccgaaaatgacatataatttggaacaaaaaagtttctctaaaacgacttatattgaaaaacggagggagtatattttaGGATTGATTTTCGTGACTATATTCTATACttgtctaaaaaaaattgtttgtcccatatagacatccacataaatatggacttctgataaatttgttcattgggatatttagtttcactttcaactttattctttttttttgcaccCTCATGCTAGCTTGTGAAGCTAGCCAACTTGGTGCAAAAGGATTTACAAAAGCTGATCGAGATACGATCGGACACCTTTTGCTAGGCTATTCGtacggaattttaaagatctagaAATATAAGCAATAGAAAGTTCAGAAAATTCTTTGGATACAGCCTGTATTTCGTCGAGCTCCGAGTCCAACGCAGGCCAATCTTCCTCCTTTTGAATGAGTATAACCAGTTGTTCACAGTCGATTGAAAGACCATCTCTCTGTGTCCAAACTTCAGTATCACTTGCATTGCCCATAGCAAACCTTCAACTTCCACTTGCAATGTGATTTGGTGCGTGTATACCGGCCCTTTCTCCAAACACACCATCCATTAACACAAAGCCAAGTCCAGATATGTCTCTTTCATTTATCCAGGATGTCTAGCAGGAGCGTTTCTTTGCGGGGAAACAGTTGTGTCCGTTACCTCAACTCCCATATCAATCTCCATAATCTCGTCTATACGTTGAGCTATCCTCCAACATTCTGTTTCAATTTTATTCGCTAATGGGAAAGACATAATTCCTACGACACTattaatgattgttttttttttgtaacaccaatACGAcaaacttatgttttatttgacaaaactcttattttaattttgtattaaagaatcaatcatattttatattatccataattttagtaaatttacttatttgttatgtttttattaggttttagctaaatcattgatttattatttatttttagccaagtcattaatttattaatttaaaaaatacccttaattaatattatatatatattaaaaatgaattttattttagtaatattaaatttctattttatattaaaatttagttagtttttcttatttttcatattttattaatttttagacttttagataggttattgatttattattaatttctaactgattcgctaatgtgttaattaaaacaatacccttaatgaattttatatattattaaaaatgaatttcattttaatcatataaaatttatatgttatattaatattaaatatttgattctaaaataatataataaaattatcaaaaaattttaaaataagataattctaatatatattttgttgtatctgaaaaaaaatattttttattataaaagttaaaaagatacaaaaaattataattaaatattattcaagaaaaaaacatttatataaagatattttctaaactatttctaagatatgagtgtttaaaaaaatttaacacggAATGTTTACAACACGGGATTATGCTTATGAGAGAGTGGCTCGGGAATGGGCTTCGATATGGGTCGAATGGACTCCgaaaatagctttttttttaacttaagcCCAGTCCGGATGACATGGCATCTTGGTTGGTTCACAATATTTTGCTCATGTGGCAGGGCTTAGAAATGAGagatttagtcccttttatatagtaggatttggTAAGAAGTTTGTGTTGTTTATTTGGACTGTGTCAGTTCAAGGTTTTGAATGGTTATACTAATGCTTGTTGATTTTATCtgttaataactttttttttattactgtgATTTTTTTCTATggggcttttttttttttttggaactcctttttttttttctatggggtttatttgccaaataaccaaacaaaatggaaaattagattttgggagaaagagtagagagagataggaagaaaaAATAGGAAAGAGAGGGGAGAGTTTTAGTTAGTTagtgtatttatgtttttttgttgtatatAGGGTGTTGGTGCAATTtccctttaaattttttttttttttgacaaaatttccctttaaaattttgaatgattagcaaaaaacaattttgatcTCTAGCAGGTTATTCAGCTACGTTGAGTACATTCCTCAAACCTGAAATGTTCATAGCATATcttttcaaaattcattttcGTGGGTGCAATTTATATGTGGTTAGTGAGTTTATTTGGAGTAAATATCTCAAAAATTCAGGTATATAGCACTTTTTTCTcgttataaacatatttttttctgaaatgaGTTTGCGTTATTGTCGTGAATTGGTGCTTTGGCTACGCGACATGTTTTTAACGTCGTTTCTATGGTCATATGACATGAGAATTAGTGCTTAAGTGCTTTGGCTAAACAATGTTTCATGAGTGcaatttatataaactttatGCATAGTAAATAACTTGTGATCAAATGAGCCCCTGGATGGGTAGAAAAAGACAGCGTTAAGAGTCGGTCAAACAAGTGATCAAAGTCTACAAGACAACTAGAATCCAAGAATTCAGTAATTAAATGCATTGAGCATTTTTTTCAAGTCGCGTGTCCAGTTGAAAAGTGGAAAAATGTTTTCTGGAATTCTCGATTCTAAGGAAAGGTAAAATTTGGAAAGTAAGTAAAGTCAAAGCGATTAACCGGTGAGATAATCAATTCCAAGGAAGCCATGCCATTGTTGGGTCTACTCGTATAGAATTGTTTTGGAAAGTGTTTCCTAGGTTGAATCTTAGTAAGATATAATCCCAAGTATGAACATGTCGGTATGAGAATGGGGTGATCTAAGGTGTGATCTGAGCAATGCTTCATCTATGACGTGATTGGAGCCTATTAGAGTTGATCCACGGCAACTACAAAATATGTCTTGACGATCCAAACAGGCCATTAGTGAAATTTGCCTTGAAGGCTTGAACCATGTAGTATTAGGTGCCTTAAACTTCTGATTTTTTTAGGCCTAACGTTGGCATACATGTATAACGTTTACCTGGTTAAACTAcagaatttattttttgttacatCGTTAAACTGTAGACATTTTTACTCGTACTCGATAGTTCAGTATTGTTTGTATCATTGTGTAGAATAAGTCAAGATATTTGTGAACCATATGAATAAGTAGGACGACTCACAATTATGTATTTGTTCTTTTTTGGTCTTTGCTTAAACAAAGCTTTGACTGTTtaccaaagaaaatataattttatttaattacctTGTTTATGGTCaaaattcatcttttttttttggtaaaaaattaaatttattatattcatCAAAAAGGAGTCATACATTCATCAGTTCtttcttttcagatttttttactatttaagcgatttattattcaaaattcaTTAATTAACTACCAATTTCAACCATAAAGTCTTCTCTCATTAATTATTTGTAGTCAAACTTAACTCAATTATAATTGCATTGTACCCAATGGAATATCGTAGAAAAATCTAGTCAAGTAAAATGTATTGAGATTAATAAATTTCGGAACTTTTTCGGATTTAGAAGGAAAAATAGAAGTGTCAAAGAAATTGAACTACGTCAAAGTCACTTGATTCAAGAAGAAGGATAAACCAATTAAATTCCGTAAGaacagaaaacaaataaataaaacaggAAATAATGTCATCTAAGTAACACGTGAACAGAAACTCATGctaattaattttcttacttAGTCTCTTGACCGAAAAATATTCATCtccaagtttttaaaaataattaaaaaaaattactcctCCTTCCTCATTTCACTATAAATACAACACCATCCTCTCGTCTCCTtcatcaccaaaaaaaaaacacaaccttctgtaccaaaaaaaaaacagagagaaaagacagaaaaccaaaaaaaaaaagaagaaaaaagaaaaataaacaaattttcttttatctttttttttcttctataacaTTTGCACTTTCTCTTGTTGTGTTGTATGAAAATGGGAGCTAAAGATACGGCGGCGCTAGAGACACAGTCCATCGAGGAAGATTTCGACCAGCCATCTCCTCTCCGTAAGATCATCTCCGTCGCTTCCATCGCCGCCGGTGTACAGTTCGGGTGGGCCCTGCAGCTCTCTCTCCTCACTCCTTACGTACAACTTCTCGGTATCCCTCACAAATGGTCCTCCCTCATCTGGCTATGCGGTCCCATCTCCGGCATGATTGTTCAACCCATCGTAGGTTACTACAGCGACAGGTGCACGTCGAGATTCGGTCGCCGTCGTCCCTTCATCGCCTCCGGAGCCGCCTTGGTCGCCGTCGCCGTGTTCTTGATCGGTTACGCCGCCGACATCGGGTACAAAATGGGTGACAAGCTCGAGCAAACGCCGAGGGTTCGAGCCATAGGGGTCTTTGCTCTCGGGTTCTGGATCCTCGACGTTGCCAACAACACTCTCCAAGGCCCTTGCCGCGCTTTTCTAGCCGACTTAGCCGCGGGAGACGCTAAAAGAACGCGAGTCGCAAACGCGGTTTTCTCCTTCTTTATGGCGGTTGGAAACGTTTTGGGATACGCGGCTGGTTCATACACGAACCTACACAAAATGTTCCCGTTCGCGATGACGAACGCTTGCGATATATACTGCGCGAATCTCAAGAGCTGTTTCTTCTTGTCCATCACGCTCCTCCTCATCGTCACCGTCACGTCTCTTTGGTACGTTAAAGATAAACAATGGTCTCCTCCGCCGGTTAACCCCGGTGAGGAGAAGACTAAGACTGTTCCTTTCTTTGGAGAAATCTTTGGAGCGTTTAAAGTCATGGAACGTCCCATGTGGATGCTTTTGATCGTCACGGCTCTTAACTGGATCGCATGGTTCCCGTTTCTTTTGTTCGATACTGATTGGATGGGACGTGAAGTGTACGGTGGAAGCTCACAAGGAGACGATAGAATGAAGAAGCTGTACAACGAAGGAGTGCACTCTGGTGCGTTGGGACTTATGTTTAACTCTATTGTTCTTGGTTTCATGTCACTTGGTGTTGAGTGGATTGGTCGGAAAGTGGGTGGTGCTAAACGGCTTTGGGGGATTGTGAACTTCATTCTTGCTGTTGGTTTGGCCATGACGGTTCTTGTTACAAAGTTGGCGGCGGATTACCGGAAAATAGCAGGTCCTTATGCCGGACCGTCGCCCGGTATTAGAGCTGGAGCGTTGAGTCTCTTTGCTGTTCTTGGTATACCATTGGCTGTAAGTGTTCAGCTTTTGTCTTTTAttgtgttttaacatttttgtctatatatatgatattaaccaaattcttttttttttacagattaCTTTCAGTATTCCGTTTGCACTAGCCTCCATATTTTCAAGCAGTTCCGGCGCCGGCCAaggtaatttttataaatttatttacaaaatatattaaaaatctcgttaattttagaaaatctaaTTGTCTGACAATGTGTGACCAGTTAATTAGCATTAAATAAGTTCAAACGTTTGAATTGAATAAATTTACTGAGAGATATGTTTTCAACTTTATCcatatctaattaaaatttagttttcctttttttttgccaaaaaaacGAGGGAGTCAAATTTTCATTGTAACTAACTTGTTCAAAACCTTCTGTCGTTATATAATAACTACAAGTCTAATTGGATTTATTAGTTTAGTGATACTATTGACATCTTTATGTTATTCGTTCATGTATCTTTTACCCATGAATTTTCTGTAATTTACCTGATAtagctgaaacaaaaaaaaagtttcatttctaacttaaataattaaaatttgtttgttttcttcttgtttttttacaGGGCTTTCTTTAGGAGTTTTAAATTTGGCGATTGTGATACCACAAATGATAGTATCACTAGGAGGAGGACCTTTCGACGCGCTCTTTGGCGGTGGAAACCTACCGGCGTTTATACTGGGAGCAATTGCAGCGGCGATCAGTGGAGTATTAGCGTTTACCGTTTTACCTTCACCGCCTCCGGACGCACCTGCCTCTTCAGGAGCCATGGGATTCCATTAGTTTTACttcttatgttttaattttcttataaacctCATCATCAAATACAGCAGTATACTTCAAAATtgcaaaacccaaaaaaaaacaaaaaaaataatgcataATAACCTTGGGTTGTCTGTATTTCACTCTTCCgtttagtttctttttcttgttatcgattatcaatttaaaatagattgtgttttctttttaatgtttgtttgatCGTTGGTAACTTGTGTCTGAGTATGGTAAAGGAAAGATCCAACTACAGAAAAGAACTCTAGCATAAGAAATCAATCCTGGTAATTAATTTTGTGACAATGCATTAAA comes from the Brassica napus cultivar Da-Ae chromosome A7, Da-Ae, whole genome shotgun sequence genome and includes:
- the LOC106354180 gene encoding sucrose transport protein SUC1, which translates into the protein MKMGAKDTAALETQSIEEDFDQPSPLRKIISVASIAAGVQFGWALQLSLLTPYVQLLGIPHKWSSLIWLCGPISGMIVQPIVGYYSDRCTSRFGRRRPFIASGAALVAVAVFLIGYAADIGYKMGDKLEQTPRVRAIGVFALGFWILDVANNTLQGPCRAFLADLAAGDAKRTRVANAVFSFFMAVGNVLGYAAGSYTNLHKMFPFAMTNACDIYCANLKSCFFLSITLLLIVTVTSLWYVKDKQWSPPPVNPGEEKTKTVPFFGEIFGAFKVMERPMWMLLIVTALNWIAWFPFLLFDTDWMGREVYGGSSQGDDRMKKLYNEGVHSGALGLMFNSIVLGFMSLGVEWIGRKVGGAKRLWGIVNFILAVGLAMTVLVTKLAADYRKIAGPYAGPSPGIRAGALSLFAVLGIPLAITFSIPFALASIFSSSSGAGQGLSLGVLNLAIVIPQMIVSLGGGPFDALFGGGNLPAFILGAIAAAISGVLAFTVLPSPPPDAPASSGAMGFH